In Arthrobacter sp. CDRTa11, one DNA window encodes the following:
- a CDS encoding alpha/beta hydrolase, whose amino-acid sequence MDFVADIRLTDGPVFWAAWILGVAAAAYLAWRPPPFRPRRWLLAVGLAIVGAAALVAAVHWALIYVFSTFPEDLPDDVLFWSVPPLAALIVVLLRLPGGSWRQRSTAGVGLLLVLLLSAVQINAYFGLNRTVSDLTGTAVARIPVLEPDLVRRADAAALLPLQGWQPQEELPGEGVLRKAYIPGDASGMDTREAYVYLPPAYFAANRPALPVLLLFSGQPGGPADWLTGGALRAHLDTFAAGHGGVAPVVVVADPNGSQSANTLCMDSRIAPADTYLSKDVPRWISDTLSVDPDHRHWAVGGFSFGATCALQMGTRHPDIFSSVLAFSSEVEPALAKERQKTIDASFPGDTASFESLTPLSVMGRTRFDSSGAYFAAGERDPEFVGYMDTLADAARKAGFTVEARQVEKAGHSWDTPSKGMADGLAFLAGRWGLLQ is encoded by the coding sequence GTGGATTTTGTTGCTGACATCCGCCTGACCGACGGACCGGTTTTCTGGGCTGCCTGGATCCTCGGGGTAGCAGCGGCCGCCTATCTTGCCTGGCGCCCGCCCCCTTTCCGTCCCCGCCGGTGGCTTCTGGCAGTTGGCCTGGCCATTGTTGGCGCCGCCGCCCTGGTGGCCGCGGTGCACTGGGCCCTGATCTACGTTTTTTCCACCTTCCCGGAAGATCTCCCGGACGACGTACTGTTCTGGAGCGTCCCACCCCTGGCCGCCCTGATCGTGGTGCTGCTGCGCCTGCCCGGCGGTTCGTGGCGTCAGCGGAGCACTGCCGGCGTAGGCCTGCTCCTGGTATTGCTGCTCTCTGCGGTGCAAATCAACGCCTACTTCGGCCTCAACCGCACTGTCAGCGACCTCACGGGCACGGCTGTAGCGCGGATCCCCGTCCTTGAACCCGACTTAGTGCGGCGCGCGGATGCGGCTGCCCTGTTGCCGCTTCAAGGATGGCAACCCCAGGAAGAACTGCCCGGGGAAGGGGTGCTGCGCAAGGCCTACATCCCAGGCGATGCTTCCGGGATGGACACCAGGGAGGCCTACGTCTACCTGCCGCCGGCCTACTTCGCCGCCAACCGGCCTGCCCTTCCGGTCCTGCTGCTTTTTTCCGGCCAGCCCGGCGGGCCTGCTGATTGGCTGACGGGAGGAGCGCTGCGCGCACACCTGGACACTTTCGCTGCGGGCCATGGCGGGGTGGCACCCGTGGTGGTGGTGGCGGACCCCAACGGTTCCCAGTCCGCGAATACGCTGTGCATGGACAGCCGCATTGCACCTGCCGATACCTATCTGTCCAAAGACGTTCCGCGTTGGATCAGCGACACCCTCAGTGTGGATCCGGACCACCGGCACTGGGCTGTGGGCGGGTTCTCCTTCGGCGCAACATGCGCACTGCAGATGGGCACGCGGCACCCGGACATCTTCAGCTCCGTGCTGGCATTCTCCAGCGAAGTGGAGCCTGCCCTGGCGAAGGAGCGGCAGAAGACCATAGACGCCTCTTTCCCGGGGGACACCGCCAGCTTCGAGAGCCTGACACCGCTGTCCGTCATGGGACGGACACGATTCGATTCCTCGGGGGCCTATTTTGCGGCAGGGGAGCGGGACCCGGAGTTCGTGGGCTACATGGACACGCTGGCAGACGCAGCCCGTAAGGCAGGCTTCACAGTCGAGGCCAGGCAGGTGGAAAAGGCCGGGCATTCATGGGACACCCCGTCGAAGGGAATGGCGGACGGACTGGCCTTCCTGGCCGGCCGCTGGGGCCTGCTGCAATGA
- the nucS gene encoding endonuclease NucS: protein MRLVIARCSVDYVGRLKAHLPLATRLLLVKADGSVLVHSDGGSYKPLNWMSPPATLRVSSPDEVDLELGVLEQWTVQSAKTDDRLIINIHEHLHESSHDLGVDPGLIKDGVEADLQRLLAEQIETLGSGFSLIRREYFTAIGPVDILARDADGATVAIELKRRGDIDGVEQLTRYLELLNRDPLLAPVRGIFAAQQIKPQAKVLANDRGIDCITLDYDAMRGVDDTESRLF, encoded by the coding sequence GTGCGACTTGTCATAGCCCGATGCTCCGTTGATTATGTTGGCCGGCTCAAAGCCCATCTCCCCCTTGCCACCAGGCTCCTGCTGGTCAAGGCCGACGGGTCGGTGCTGGTCCATTCCGACGGCGGTTCCTACAAGCCGCTGAACTGGATGAGTCCGCCGGCCACCCTCCGTGTTTCGTCCCCGGACGAGGTGGACCTGGAGTTGGGAGTCCTTGAGCAGTGGACCGTGCAGTCGGCCAAGACCGACGACCGCCTGATTATCAACATCCATGAACACCTCCACGAGTCCTCACACGATCTGGGCGTTGACCCAGGCCTCATCAAGGACGGTGTGGAGGCGGACCTCCAGAGGCTGCTGGCGGAACAGATCGAGACACTTGGCTCGGGCTTTTCCCTGATCCGGCGAGAGTATTTCACCGCCATTGGCCCCGTGGACATCCTCGCCCGTGACGCCGACGGAGCGACCGTTGCCATAGAACTGAAGCGCCGGGGTGACATTGACGGGGTGGAGCAACTGACCCGGTATCTTGAACTTCTGAACAGGGATCCGTTGCTTGCTCCTGTCCGCGGGATCTTCGCCGCCCAGCAGATCAAACCGCAGGCCAAGGTTCTGGCGAATGACCGCGGAATTGACTGCATCACGCTGGACTACGACGCCATGCGCGGGGTTGACGACACCGAATCACGGCTCTTCTGA
- a CDS encoding tetratricopeptide repeat protein translates to MSSPASRPVPPAAANPLNLRGAIDLSSLKQRSAPPAAAAPASAAERPGAAAPGGAEAGSGSVDAGQRPLRVDVTEGNFQDLVELSAQVPVVIALWATYSPESVQLLETLERLVDTYAGRLVLGAADIDVFPQLAQAFQVQAVPTAVAVVKGQPVPLFQGGADEAQIRSLLDELLKVAAANGVTGSLGGAAAEEAGPAPLPPLHQAAYDAIEAGDYDAAATAYRQALNEMPSDSLAKAGLAQVELMARLQKLSAQDSEALRTLAADEPDNLDAQLGVADLDVAGGHVEDGLARLVSFIGRNFGPERETARIRLLELFEVVGTGDERVSKARQALARVLF, encoded by the coding sequence ATGAGTTCGCCTGCTTCCCGCCCTGTCCCTCCGGCCGCTGCCAACCCGCTTAACCTGCGGGGCGCCATCGATCTTTCCTCGCTGAAACAGCGCTCCGCCCCTCCTGCCGCCGCCGCTCCTGCCTCGGCGGCGGAGCGTCCGGGTGCTGCTGCGCCAGGAGGCGCTGAAGCGGGCTCCGGCTCCGTTGATGCCGGCCAACGCCCCCTGCGGGTCGACGTCACGGAGGGAAATTTCCAGGACCTCGTGGAGCTCTCCGCGCAGGTGCCGGTTGTCATCGCCCTGTGGGCCACGTATTCACCTGAGTCCGTGCAATTGCTGGAAACCCTTGAGCGGCTGGTGGATACCTACGCCGGCCGCCTGGTTCTCGGCGCAGCCGACATCGATGTTTTCCCCCAGCTTGCACAGGCCTTCCAGGTGCAGGCCGTACCCACCGCCGTGGCCGTGGTCAAAGGCCAGCCGGTGCCTTTGTTCCAAGGCGGCGCCGACGAAGCCCAGATACGCAGCCTGCTGGACGAACTGCTGAAGGTGGCCGCGGCCAACGGGGTCACCGGCAGCCTGGGCGGCGCAGCAGCGGAGGAGGCCGGACCGGCGCCTCTTCCCCCTCTGCACCAGGCAGCCTACGACGCCATTGAAGCAGGGGACTACGACGCCGCGGCAACGGCATACCGGCAGGCTCTCAATGAGATGCCGTCCGACTCCCTTGCCAAGGCCGGTTTGGCCCAGGTGGAGCTGATGGCCCGCCTGCAGAAGCTGTCGGCACAGGACAGCGAGGCGCTGCGCACCCTGGCAGCCGATGAACCGGACAACCTCGACGCACAGCTCGGCGTTGCTGACCTGGACGTCGCCGGCGGGCATGTGGAAGACGGCCTGGCCCGCCTGGTCAGCTTTATCGGCCGGAACTTCGGACCGGAACGGGAAACCGCCCGCATCCGCCTCCTGGAACTCTTCGAGGTCGTCGGGACCGGAGACGAACGCGTGTCAAAAGCCCGGCAGGCCCTGGCCAGGGTCCTGTTCTAG
- a CDS encoding cold-shock protein produces MAQGTVKWFNAEKGFGFITPDDSDGDVFVHYSEIQTGGFKTLDENQRVQFEIGQGAKGPQATGVTLV; encoded by the coding sequence ATGGCACAGGGAACCGTCAAGTGGTTCAACGCTGAAAAGGGCTTCGGCTTCATCACCCCGGATGACTCCGATGGCGATGTCTTCGTTCACTACTCTGAGATCCAGACCGGTGGCTTCAAGACCCTCGACGAGAACCAGCGCGTTCAGTTCGAAATCGGTCAGGGCGCCAAGGGTCCCCAGGCTACCGGCGTAACGCTGGTCTAG
- a CDS encoding bifunctional lysylphosphatidylglycerol flippase/synthetase MprF — protein MSADPEIRTAALAWHTVGRPTWKLAVARLRSAPFTLTVLGIFLLTGAISGSFLSGPPESLLDLAGVSGPGLKSGSWWTLFTSLFFATNPLAYVLASLMILLLLGLAESRLGTLPTAALFLGGQFACVTLFLLITQLARYAGDGWLGLMADSMLIGPYAAVLTVSMAASGRLPVLWQRRLPTILLSVSLLLVLYVGHPETVIGLLGAILGLSVRWWVRGDHGPFRRHRSTGRETRNLLALTVAVFAVGPILTAVARTPTGPLALLRDIVLNPLPTLNQLELYCGTTVQASCLEAGRQGFAGPFGLALAVVPVALLLICADGMRRGRRMALRIALALQLAVTALAAVYLALFALIPHFPSGRHTAAMGSGFAHILPLVTVPLLLTLLLWFNRRQFRVETPPSYRRALVAVVGGVWIALAGAYSLAWWGAGGMARDGGLFGLLAELARQYLPVPVPNVYHRVFSERDGLESFIFAYSGPAFWVVALAGVWAVLMGRHHSGDPGSTNKARVRSLLQQGGDSLSWMATWDPNIYWFSPDHQGAVAYQQHGSVALTLAGPFGAPDGHHRVAEGFLGHCSSRALIPAFYSCDDRLWPLLRDRGFHRVPVAQETRLAVRELEFKGKEWQNVRTALNRAAKMGVKAVWGTYNGLPAALRARLSEVSEEWAAAKSVPEMGFTLGGMDELMDDEVLCCLAVDAEGNVHGVTSWLPVYDGGRLVSRTLDVMRRGAGGFPGVMEFLIASAVLELRKSVEVISLSGSPLARGPADSQTASPTEADRVTEGDRVTDGDPLDEGEPVPEEPVVAENLVRILDVVGHALEPVYGFRSLAAFKSRFKPDYRTLYLYYQDPLQLPAIGRALTRAYLPGLSLRQGARLLREIVT, from the coding sequence ATGAGCGCGGACCCGGAGATCCGAACTGCCGCGCTGGCCTGGCATACGGTAGGACGCCCCACCTGGAAGCTGGCGGTGGCCCGCCTCCGTTCAGCGCCGTTCACCCTGACTGTTCTGGGCATTTTCCTGCTGACTGGCGCCATAAGCGGGAGCTTCCTGAGCGGCCCGCCTGAGTCGCTGCTGGATCTCGCGGGCGTCAGCGGGCCAGGGTTGAAATCCGGCAGCTGGTGGACACTCTTTACCTCGCTGTTCTTCGCCACCAACCCGCTGGCCTATGTGCTGGCATCCCTGATGATTCTGCTGCTGCTGGGCCTGGCTGAGAGCAGGCTCGGAACACTTCCCACCGCGGCCTTGTTCCTTGGCGGCCAGTTTGCCTGCGTCACCTTGTTTCTGCTGATTACCCAGCTGGCCCGGTATGCGGGGGACGGCTGGCTGGGCCTGATGGCTGACAGCATGCTTATCGGACCGTACGCCGCCGTCCTGACCGTTTCCATGGCGGCCAGCGGGAGGCTGCCGGTCCTCTGGCAGCGAAGGCTGCCCACCATCCTGCTGTCGGTTTCCCTCCTGCTGGTTCTTTACGTCGGACACCCCGAGACTGTCATCGGACTCCTGGGAGCAATCCTGGGACTGTCGGTCCGCTGGTGGGTCCGCGGTGACCACGGCCCGTTCCGCCGGCACCGGTCCACCGGCCGTGAGACCAGGAACCTGCTGGCCCTGACCGTTGCCGTTTTTGCGGTGGGTCCCATCCTGACCGCCGTCGCCCGGACGCCCACCGGTCCGCTGGCCCTCCTGCGTGATATTGTCCTCAACCCCTTGCCTACGCTCAACCAACTTGAGTTGTACTGCGGCACCACCGTGCAGGCCTCGTGCCTGGAGGCGGGCCGGCAGGGCTTCGCAGGCCCCTTCGGATTGGCGCTGGCCGTGGTTCCCGTGGCCCTGCTTCTTATCTGTGCGGACGGGATGCGGCGGGGCCGCCGAATGGCGCTTCGCATCGCACTGGCCCTCCAGCTTGCCGTCACGGCATTGGCAGCCGTCTACCTGGCGCTGTTTGCCCTGATCCCGCATTTTCCGTCGGGCCGGCACACAGCCGCCATGGGATCCGGCTTCGCGCATATCCTGCCGCTCGTGACAGTACCCCTGCTGTTGACCCTCCTTTTGTGGTTCAACAGACGCCAGTTCAGGGTTGAAACTCCTCCCTCCTACAGGCGCGCCCTGGTGGCCGTGGTGGGTGGAGTGTGGATTGCCCTGGCAGGTGCATACAGCCTCGCATGGTGGGGAGCCGGCGGAATGGCACGCGACGGAGGACTGTTTGGCCTGCTGGCTGAGCTGGCACGGCAGTACCTTCCCGTTCCGGTCCCCAACGTCTATCACCGGGTGTTCTCGGAACGGGACGGCCTGGAATCCTTCATCTTCGCTTACTCGGGACCGGCGTTCTGGGTTGTCGCCCTCGCGGGAGTCTGGGCAGTCCTGATGGGACGGCACCACAGCGGCGATCCCGGCAGCACCAACAAGGCCCGGGTGCGCAGCCTCCTACAGCAGGGAGGTGATTCCTTGTCCTGGATGGCCACCTGGGATCCCAACATCTATTGGTTCAGCCCGGACCACCAGGGTGCCGTGGCATACCAGCAGCACGGCAGCGTTGCGCTCACCCTGGCTGGACCCTTTGGCGCCCCTGACGGGCATCACAGGGTGGCTGAAGGATTCCTGGGGCATTGCAGCAGCAGGGCACTGATCCCTGCCTTCTACTCCTGCGATGACAGGCTGTGGCCGCTCCTTCGGGACCGGGGGTTCCACCGGGTGCCGGTGGCCCAGGAGACCAGGCTCGCGGTCAGGGAGCTGGAATTCAAGGGCAAGGAATGGCAGAACGTGCGGACCGCCCTGAACCGCGCTGCCAAGATGGGAGTCAAGGCGGTCTGGGGAACGTACAACGGGCTGCCCGCGGCCCTTCGCGCCCGCCTCAGTGAGGTTTCTGAAGAGTGGGCGGCCGCCAAATCGGTACCGGAAATGGGATTTACCCTGGGCGGCATGGATGAGCTGATGGACGACGAGGTCCTGTGCTGCCTCGCCGTGGACGCGGAAGGCAACGTGCACGGCGTCACCAGCTGGCTGCCCGTTTACGACGGCGGGAGGCTGGTCAGCCGGACCCTGGACGTTATGCGGCGCGGTGCCGGGGGATTCCCGGGAGTGATGGAGTTCCTCATCGCCTCAGCGGTGCTGGAACTTCGGAAATCAGTGGAGGTCATCTCCCTGTCCGGTTCCCCGCTGGCACGGGGGCCGGCGGACAGCCAAACAGCAAGCCCCACGGAGGCAGACCGGGTTACAGAGGGAGACCGTGTCACCGATGGCGACCCTTTGGATGAGGGAGAACCGGTCCCGGAGGAGCCGGTGGTGGCGGAGAACCTCGTGCGCATCCTGGATGTGGTGGGGCATGCCCTGGAACCCGTGTACGGCTTCCGGTCGTTGGCAGCCTTTAAGTCCCGGTTCAAGCCTGACTACCGCACCCTATATCTGTACTACCAGGATCCGCTTCAGCTGCCGGCGATCGGCCGGGCCCTGACGCGTGCCTATTTGCCCGGCCTTTCGCTTCGTCAGGGTGCACGCCTGCTTCGGGAAATTGTGACTTGA
- a CDS encoding ATP/GTP-binding protein: MPRSNRPRRPVSGKGGGAAGRGTAKGAGRKGGGEVPELDLERSRAGIARRETAPDGDWMVRSITAKNAEKTYICPGCSTAVPPGIAHLVVWKDDHLFGAAAGLAERRHWHSNCWVSRSYRYR, encoded by the coding sequence ATGCCGCGTTCCAACCGACCCCGCCGTCCTGTCTCCGGAAAAGGCGGCGGAGCTGCAGGCAGGGGCACCGCTAAGGGCGCGGGCAGGAAAGGCGGCGGCGAGGTGCCCGAACTTGACCTCGAACGGTCCCGTGCCGGCATCGCCCGCCGGGAAACTGCCCCCGACGGCGACTGGATGGTCAGGTCCATCACCGCGAAGAACGCGGAAAAGACCTATATCTGCCCCGGCTGCTCCACAGCTGTTCCGCCGGGAATCGCGCACCTTGTGGTGTGGAAGGATGACCACCTGTTTGGTGCCGCGGCGGGACTCGCGGAGCGCCGCCACTGGCACAGCAACTGCTGGGTCTCACGGAGTTACCGCTACCGCTAG
- a CDS encoding DUF2550 domain-containing protein codes for MDAPSLPFIAMAIIFGLLIFALCLFGVRRFNLRRALGTVDASICIAGNSWQMGVCRYQDNDLEWFRLLSLSVRPKHKFKRSSLELLGRRKPTESEAVKVQPDVVIVELRYEGQDLRLAMKFDAYTGLSSWLEAGPVIGVGTWR; via the coding sequence ATGGACGCACCGAGTCTTCCGTTCATCGCCATGGCAATCATTTTTGGATTGCTGATATTTGCACTGTGCCTTTTCGGGGTGCGCCGCTTCAATCTGCGGCGCGCCCTGGGCACGGTGGACGCCTCCATTTGCATTGCTGGAAACAGCTGGCAGATGGGGGTTTGTCGTTATCAGGACAACGACCTCGAATGGTTCCGGCTGCTCTCGCTCAGTGTCCGCCCCAAACATAAGTTCAAGCGCAGTTCCCTGGAGCTCCTTGGACGCCGCAAACCCACCGAGTCCGAGGCCGTCAAGGTCCAGCCCGACGTCGTGATCGTTGAATTGCGGTACGAAGGCCAGGACCTGCGGCTCGCCATGAAGTTCGACGCCTACACCGGCTTGTCGTCCTGGCTTGAAGCCGGACCCGTTATCGGCGTAGGCACCTGGCGCTAG
- a CDS encoding alpha/beta hydrolase, protein MTFDPASYEFNQPDGPSAIRASSVLPAKRENVELHTEDGHTLVGELALPESGPINATLITLHPLPTHGGFMDSHVYRKASYRLPALAGVAVLRFNTRGTASPRGTSDGSFEEGIGERFDVEAAVRFAAERQLPNRWLVGWSFGTELALMYGATEPVASSIEGAVLLSPPLHRATDEHLRLWAGSGKPLTVLVPEHDDYLRPAEAAQRFSLVPQARVVGVDGAKHLWVGEKYAARVLNEIVDEVTEAGSGPGGLPQEWDGPVATAAA, encoded by the coding sequence ATGACTTTTGATCCGGCGTCGTACGAATTCAACCAGCCTGATGGCCCGTCAGCCATCCGCGCGTCCTCAGTCCTCCCCGCCAAACGCGAAAACGTGGAACTCCATACGGAAGACGGCCACACCCTGGTGGGCGAGCTGGCCTTGCCGGAATCCGGCCCGATCAATGCCACGCTGATCACCCTGCACCCGCTGCCCACCCACGGCGGCTTTATGGATTCGCACGTGTACCGCAAGGCGTCGTACCGGCTGCCTGCACTCGCCGGCGTCGCGGTCCTGAGGTTCAATACGCGCGGAACAGCCTCGCCCCGCGGTACCAGTGATGGCTCCTTCGAAGAAGGGATTGGGGAGCGTTTCGACGTCGAGGCAGCAGTCAGGTTTGCCGCCGAAAGGCAACTCCCCAACCGGTGGCTGGTGGGCTGGTCCTTTGGGACGGAGCTCGCGCTGATGTACGGGGCCACGGAGCCCGTGGCGTCCAGCATCGAGGGCGCCGTGCTGCTTTCGCCGCCGCTTCACCGGGCAACTGATGAGCACCTGCGGTTGTGGGCCGGAAGCGGCAAGCCCCTGACGGTCCTCGTGCCCGAGCATGATGACTACCTCCGGCCCGCAGAGGCAGCGCAGCGGTTCAGCCTTGTACCCCAGGCCCGCGTCGTGGGCGTTGACGGGGCCAAGCACCTTTGGGTGGGCGAGAAGTACGCAGCCCGGGTCCTGAACGAGATTGTCGATGAAGTGACTGAGGCCGGGTCCGGACCCGGCGGCCTTCCGCAGGAGTGGGACGGCCCCGTGGCCACGGCTGCTGCCTAG
- a CDS encoding AI-2E family transporter yields the protein MTDKTEESPAGQDNPAAGDSLQPSPERPASPEMRRIPEGQRSHEGQAKPARASWRAGSAAALGSVVRRLRQPLPGAQPRLRFEMPPEYSHHEEVEEAEATRVTPQFGNPGPRMSAQHPLYLGFMGTVGVGLALLVYWIGSNNTQLLLWIVTALFIALGLEPVVGWLESRRIPRPAGILVAVTVLVTAVVGFFATLIPTIVEQVTEIVEQAPTWVRDFIDSEFFRSLDDQFGVRDRISEELDKFVNDPQAMSGIFGGVVGFGSTLANGLFGTLIVLVLSLYFLAALPAMKKWGYRLAPRSRRARVEALSEEITRSVGNYVIGQACVALLNATFAFIVMSILGIPFAVLLAFVVALLAFIPLVGGLIAAVVVLLVSLTEGWQTAAIYAICYFAYLQFEAYFISPRIMQKAVAVPGAVAVISVIAGGSLLGVLGALIAIPTAAATLLLVKEIYIVRQDKH from the coding sequence GTGACTGACAAGACGGAAGAGTCCCCCGCTGGACAGGACAATCCAGCCGCCGGTGACTCCCTGCAGCCCAGCCCTGAACGGCCGGCCAGCCCGGAAATGCGGCGCATACCGGAAGGGCAGCGCTCACACGAAGGGCAGGCGAAACCGGCACGCGCCAGTTGGCGGGCGGGATCGGCCGCGGCGCTTGGCTCTGTTGTGCGCAGGCTGCGCCAGCCACTTCCCGGCGCGCAGCCACGGCTCCGTTTTGAGATGCCGCCGGAGTACTCACACCATGAAGAGGTTGAGGAGGCCGAGGCCACCCGGGTAACGCCGCAGTTCGGTAATCCCGGGCCAAGGATGTCCGCCCAGCATCCCCTGTACCTGGGATTCATGGGGACGGTGGGCGTCGGGCTGGCGCTGCTGGTGTACTGGATCGGTTCCAACAACACCCAGCTCCTGCTGTGGATCGTGACCGCCCTGTTTATTGCCCTGGGCCTGGAACCGGTGGTGGGATGGCTGGAGAGCCGCAGGATCCCGCGCCCGGCGGGAATTCTTGTGGCGGTAACGGTGCTGGTGACGGCGGTCGTCGGGTTCTTTGCCACGCTGATCCCGACCATCGTTGAACAGGTCACTGAGATTGTGGAGCAGGCGCCCACCTGGGTCCGCGACTTCATCGATTCCGAGTTCTTCCGCAGCCTGGATGACCAGTTTGGCGTCCGCGACCGCATCTCTGAAGAACTCGATAAGTTCGTCAACGATCCCCAGGCCATGAGCGGCATCTTCGGCGGTGTGGTGGGCTTCGGCTCCACGCTGGCCAACGGGCTGTTTGGCACCCTGATCGTCCTGGTGCTGAGCCTTTATTTCCTCGCCGCCCTGCCGGCCATGAAGAAATGGGGCTACCGCCTGGCGCCACGCTCCCGGCGCGCCCGGGTGGAGGCCCTCTCGGAGGAGATCACCCGGTCCGTGGGCAACTACGTCATTGGACAGGCCTGCGTGGCCCTGTTGAACGCCACCTTCGCTTTTATCGTGATGTCCATCCTGGGCATCCCCTTTGCGGTCCTGCTGGCGTTTGTGGTTGCGCTTCTCGCGTTCATCCCGCTGGTCGGCGGACTGATCGCTGCCGTTGTGGTGCTCCTGGTCTCCCTGACCGAGGGCTGGCAGACGGCCGCAATCTACGCGATCTGCTACTTCGCCTACCTGCAGTTCGAGGCTTACTTCATTTCACCGCGCATTATGCAGAAGGCCGTCGCGGTGCCCGGTGCCGTGGCTGTTATTTCGGTCATTGCCGGGGGCAGCCTGTTGGGTGTCCTGGGTGCCCTGATCGCCATCCCCACGGCCGCCGCAACCCTCCTGCTGGTCAAAGAGATCTATATCGTCCGGCAGGACAAACACTAG
- a CDS encoding ABC transporter ATP-binding protein, producing MTDPHPDPVVGAGPVPALSIRGLAKRFGGKIAVDGLSLDVPAGSFYGIVGPNGAGKTTTLSMATGLLRPDFGTAVVHGVDVWARPLEAKKLMGILPDGVRLFDRLTGEQLVTYAGLLRGMDKDVVSARVPELLAALDLGKDAGTLVVDYSAGMTKKIALASALIHAPRVLVLDEPFESVDPVSASNIRAILERYVASGGTVIVSSHVMDLVQRMCDHVAVVAAGRLLAAGTVDEVRAGASLEDRFVQLVGGRTDAEGLEWLRTF from the coding sequence ATGACTGATCCGCATCCTGATCCGGTGGTGGGCGCTGGCCCTGTTCCCGCCCTCTCCATCCGTGGCCTCGCCAAAAGATTCGGCGGAAAAATCGCCGTGGACGGCCTCAGCCTTGATGTGCCTGCGGGATCCTTTTATGGAATCGTGGGCCCCAACGGCGCCGGCAAGACCACCACCCTCTCCATGGCAACCGGACTCCTGCGCCCGGACTTCGGCACCGCCGTCGTACACGGCGTGGACGTCTGGGCCCGGCCGCTGGAAGCCAAGAAACTGATGGGCATCCTTCCCGACGGGGTCCGGCTCTTTGACCGGCTCACCGGCGAACAGCTGGTGACCTATGCCGGGCTGTTGCGGGGGATGGACAAGGATGTGGTCTCTGCCCGTGTGCCGGAGCTCCTGGCGGCATTGGATCTGGGCAAGGATGCCGGCACGCTCGTGGTGGACTACTCGGCAGGCATGACCAAAAAGATCGCGCTCGCGTCGGCGTTGATCCACGCGCCCCGTGTCCTGGTTCTGGATGAGCCCTTCGAATCGGTGGACCCCGTCTCGGCCTCGAACATCCGCGCCATCCTGGAGCGGTATGTGGCATCGGGCGGCACCGTCATAGTCTCCAGCCACGTCATGGACCTCGTCCAGCGTATGTGCGACCACGTGGCAGTGGTGGCTGCCGGACGGCTGCTTGCCGCCGGGACCGTGGATGAAGTGCGGGCGGGAGCTTCCCTTGAAGACAGGTTCGTCCAGCTTGTCGGCGGCCGGACTGACGCGGAAGGCCTGGAATGGTTGCGCACCTTCTAA
- a CDS encoding NADH:flavin oxidoreductase/NADH oxidase has translation MPALFQPLKLRQLELPHRGWVSPMCQYSCDPDDGPGVPNDWHLTHLGSFAVGGAALILTEAAAVNAEGRISPRDAGLYSDEQAEAWQRITAFVHKHGAVNVSIGAQLAHAGRKASTYWPFSGKRGSVPAADGGWSTVGPVPAAFDGYAEPEAMTEEQIGSVISDFAAAAVRAVDAGFDTVEIHGAHGYLLHQFQSPLINTRTDAWGGDEAGRNRLMLAVIDAVRGVIPDSMPLLLRISATDWAPGGIDVEASVRLAALAAEHGVDLVDVSSGGAVAHQQIKPGPGYQSGFSERIRREAGVPTGTVGLLTSPGQAEHAVATGQADGVFIARAALRDPHWWLRAAFELGHNITWPPQYERAVPRHSF, from the coding sequence GTGCCGGCACTTTTCCAGCCGCTGAAGCTCCGTCAGCTGGAGCTCCCGCACCGCGGCTGGGTTTCACCCATGTGCCAGTACAGCTGTGACCCCGACGACGGCCCCGGAGTGCCCAACGACTGGCACCTGACGCATTTGGGATCCTTCGCCGTGGGCGGTGCTGCCCTGATCCTGACCGAGGCGGCAGCCGTGAATGCCGAAGGACGGATCAGTCCCCGCGACGCGGGCCTCTACAGTGATGAACAGGCCGAGGCCTGGCAACGGATCACCGCATTTGTGCATAAGCACGGCGCCGTTAATGTGAGCATCGGTGCCCAGCTCGCCCATGCCGGCCGCAAAGCCTCCACGTACTGGCCATTTTCCGGGAAGCGCGGCAGCGTCCCGGCGGCCGACGGCGGCTGGTCCACGGTGGGGCCGGTGCCAGCAGCTTTTGACGGGTACGCCGAGCCCGAGGCAATGACAGAGGAACAGATTGGCAGTGTGATTTCTGATTTTGCTGCTGCCGCCGTCCGAGCGGTTGACGCCGGGTTCGACACCGTCGAGATCCACGGTGCCCACGGCTACCTGCTGCACCAGTTCCAGAGCCCGCTGATCAACACCCGGACAGATGCGTGGGGCGGGGACGAGGCGGGACGGAACCGCCTGATGCTCGCCGTGATCGATGCCGTCCGCGGTGTCATCCCTGATTCCATGCCGCTGTTGCTGAGGATATCGGCCACGGACTGGGCACCCGGAGGGATCGACGTCGAGGCTTCCGTCCGTCTGGCTGCGCTGGCAGCCGAGCACGGAGTGGACCTCGTGGACGTCTCCAGCGGTGGGGCTGTGGCACACCAGCAGATCAAGCCCGGCCCTGGCTACCAAAGCGGCTTTTCCGAACGGATCCGTCGGGAAGCGGGTGTGCCCACCGGGACGGTGGGACTGCTTACCTCCCCGGGGCAGGCGGAGCACGCCGTGGCAACCGGGCAGGCGGACGGCGTCTTTATCGCCCGCGCTGCCCTGCGCGATCCGCACTGGTGGCTGCGGGCAGCCTTCGAACTTGGGCACAACATCACATGGCCGCCCCAGTACGAACGGGCTGTGCCCAGGCATTCCTTTTAG